The window ccgaatgcacgaaccactgcttttaatcatggcaaggtgaccggaaacacgACCGAaatcaaacagtgtagctattcccgccccaaggctatcaaacaagcaaagtgtcagtatagagacaaagagttgcaattcaacagctcaaacgcgagacgtatgtggcagggtctacactcaatcacagattacaaaaagaaaaccagcatcGTCATGGACAacaacgtcttgctcccagacaaattaaacaacttctttgctcgctttgaggacaatacagcaccactgacacagcccgctaccaaagcctgtgggctctccatctccgtggccaacgtgagtaaaacatttaaacatgttaaccctcacaaggctgccggcccagacggcatccctagccgcgtcctcagagcatgcgcagaccagctggctggtgtgtttatggacatattcaaccaatccctatcccagtctgttgtcctcacatccttcaagatggccaccattgttcctgttcccaagagctAAGGTAACTGAATCAAATGACTTTGAGagagctttgagagactagtcaaggaccatatcacctccaccctacctgataccctagacccacaccTAGACCcacgccccaataggtccactgacgatgcaatcgccatcacactacacactgccctgtcccatctggacaagaggaatacctatgtaagactgttgttcattgactacagcatttaacaccatagtaccctccaaactcgtcatcaagctcgagaccctgagtctcgaccccgccctgtgcaactgtgcCCTGGATTTTCtgtcgggccgcccccaggtagtgaaggtaggaaacaacatctccaccccgctgatcctcaagacTAGGGCCCCataagggtgtgttctcagccctctcccatactccctgttcacccatgactgcatggccatgcacgcttccaactcaatcatcaagtttgcagacaacactacagtggtacgCCTGCCTggttaccaacaatgacgagacagcctacagggaggaggtgagggccctcggagtgtggtgtcaggaaaataacctcacactcaacgtcaaaacaaagaagatgatcgtGGATGTcggaaaacagcagagggagcacccccccatccacatcgactcgacgagacagtagtggagaaggtggaacgttttgaGTTCCTTGGCGtaaacatcacggacaaactgaaatggtccacctacacagacagcgtggtgatgaaggtgcaacagtgcctcttcaaactcaggagattgaaaaaatttggcttgtcatctaaaacactcacaaacttttacagatgcacaatcgagagcatcctgtggggctgtatcaccacctggtgcCGCAATTGCACCACATCaatcgcaaggctctccagagggtagtgcggtctgcacaacacatcaccggggcaaactacctgccctccaggacacctacggcACCGGATGTCACGGGAAGGCCAAAAAGTTAATCTAGGACAACaaacacccgagccactgtctgttcaccccgctatcatccaaaaggcgaggtcagcacaggtacatcaaagcagggaccgagagtcTGGAAACAGCTATAATCTCAaggcatcagactgttaaacagccatcactaacatagagaagctgctgccaacatacagactcaaatctctggccacttaaataaacTGACTTAATAagggtatcactagtcactttaaataacgccacttgaataatgttacatatcctacattactcatctcatatgtatatactgtattctacaccatctactgcatctttgcctatgccgcacgcccTCGCTCATCCATatttttatatgtacatatcttattcatccctttacatttgtgtgtatttgtgtgtataaggtagttgtttttgtataaggtagttgaaattgttagattactagttagattttactgcatagtcggaactagaagcacaagcatttcgctacactcgcattaacatctgctaacaatgtgtacgtgaccaataaaatttgatttgaatttttgcaaacaatgaacaaaacaaacaaatccCCTGTCAAGAGAATACATTGTACAAGTTAAATCACGTAAAAGCCAAGAGagaaattacacaacatatttcACAAGCAGCAACTTTTCAGTAGATATGAAACACTTATATTTAAATGAAGTTCTACAGAACCCACAGAGGAGACAAACGCAATAGCTGCCAGCTCGCTAACTTGGCTGCTTTTACACAGAGCAATTCAGATCCTTTAGAAGTCTTTTGACCTTCAATCAATCTTTTCAAACCTCTTTTTCAGAGCAGATCTGATTGTCAAAAGACTAATTAGTGAAAAACAAGatcagaattgtgctgcctgtgtaaacgctgcCTTACTGCCTTGAGTTGTTGATATATCAGCTGAGTGTATATTTATAGCCTGAACAGCCAGTTGTCTCTGACCTTGATTGCAACACCAAGTCACTGTGGTGTCATAACGTTAACCAAGGTGGAATTTCAACATACAGCCAGAATCTCCTTGCAAAACCTGCCCAAGGAAGTACGGACAAATGTCTGCTCAGTGGGGGAGCTACCAGCCCAGCTCTGCCAGTAGTGGGCCAGTCTCCAGCCTCTTCAGTTCTACCCAGGCTGCCAGTTCTTCAACATTCATCCAGAATGCTCCTGCCACAGCCCAGAAGCCAAGTGGCTTTAAACCTGTCCCCAGTCAACGCTATCAGCCCAGCTATTTGTTCAATGCAGTGAAGTCCAACACTAGCTCTGCCAGACGTCCCACCCAGAGCCTCTTGTCTAGCAGCTATGGCCCTACCCAGAGCAGGACCAGCAGTGCCAGCTCGATCAACCTCGCCGCTTTGCCCTGACCATCATGCACAGCATCCCAGAATTGTACGGCGGATCTACAATCCACCGGCTCAAAGACCCTACTCGGTAGGAGTAGTGCCTCCCCTAGCCACTCAACCCAGCTCTTCAAGTGTCAGCAAGCCACAGCCAAACCACTATCTGCCAAGCAGAAAGGCCCTAGCACAACCTAAATTGAGTCCAGAGCTTTAGGGGAGTCCAGAACATGATGAAGTGGGATCTGTAGCCACCAGTTGAGGTGAGATTTCAGTTTCTCTATTTTTATGCCATTTGGGCTGTTTAGGTTTACATAGGCAGTTCATTGATCTTTTTGCGATTGGCTTAGtcaaaagatcagaatttggctgcctgtgtaaatgcagccttggCACCTGTCTTTGCTTTCATGTATGCTTGTTACTAATCTTTTTGTCTTCTAGGTGCTGTGACCTGGAAGTGTTGTCAGGACTTCTCTACTTCAATTGTTTTAAATAAAATTTACTAATACATATTAGTCTTTATCTATTTTTCAATTGTTTTCAGACAAATGTTGTGAATGCCTTCAAAGGGATGTCAGTGTTGTGGTAGTTAGGTTGCTTCTTCCAGTAGAAGAAAGTTGGCCTCTGGCATTTGACAGGATCTTTTGCATCACTGGACCTCTGCAATCAATGAGCCTGAATCAGAGTTTTGGGCCTGATGCCCTTAATATTAATGGTGACTCTAATGCACTTGCTTTCTATCTCACTAAACCCTCCTGAAAGTTCTCTGAAGTAtttcattaaccccccccccctctccaaaaTAGTAATGAATGTTTTTTTCCAAATGACAAACTACTTGTCACATACGCTGACTACAAGTGTGAATTTTGCATAATGTGTACTTGCAAGCCCCTTTCATTTATTAAAATGAATTTTTCAAGCAGTCTTAAAGCTTGAGATGCCAttagctgttgaggagcctttggTCCTAGACCTGGCAATCTGGAACCGCTTACCGTGCAGAAGTTTAACTTGGACTGCAACcgatcaggatgctcttgatggtggcTGCTGTAAACcttctggggacccatgccaattcTGTTAGTctcttggggggggggtgtagtcgtaccctcttcacgactgtcttggtatgttgaCCCTTGAGAGTTCATTGGCGACGTGGACACCAAGGTActtaactctcgacctgctccattACAGGCCCGTTAATGGGGGCTTGTTCGGCCCCGCTttatcctgtagtccacgatcagctactTAGTCttgctcaagttgagggagaggtgttTCTGGTACCACtttgccagttctctgacctcccgaAAGGCCCGTCTCGTCGGTATCAGGCCAAACATTCCTGTTACTGAGCTCAGCTCCATGTTTCAAATGAGCAGGAGTCAATCTGATGGGGATCATACTGTCCCCTGCTGGAAGTGTGTGAGCAGGAGGAGCCAGTGTGTGCCATCAGGCCCCCTATCCATGATGAGGATATCTGTCACAATGTCACACTTTCACCCTCACGTCTTATCAGACACATGGCACTGCTAACCAGCCTGGATTCAGATAGTATTAAAATCATTCCATGTCTTCAGCTGTGCTTGGCTCAGTGGAACTAATAAAATATTCCCAAAAGTACAAACCCAGATCCCAGTCTGCCTAGATTCAGAATGTTCCCTTGGGTTTTAGATGTTATAATATTGTTGACACATTTGTCTTTTACACTGAGGTGAATGACTAAGGCACACCAGTTTGTCACAGtaaaataaacagagagagagagcatcaccTCGCATGCATTGACCATCCATGTGTGGTGGCTCAAATCAAAGATGCTATTTCCTGCCAGAGGAAGTGGAGGCACAGACATCATTTTTTAGGAGctgtttcctttcctctctttttcCATAATGCCTGGCAACATTCATAAagaaaataaagagaaaaatAACGTTCACGCAGAATAcagaaatgtaaataaaatatacaaataaatcTTTCATTGGCATCAGCAGAAACTATCTTGTTGACAGGACCTTTAGACAGAGGGTAGATTTGCAGGAAGAGGAGAAAGGTGTCTTAAATCATACTGAAAATGAGTTCTATTAATCAACAAAGGATGGAGGtgactcttctgttctctctaatGGGAGACAACACTCTCTTCTCTATTCGTCAGGCCATTCAACAATCTGCTTCACCCATGATATTTCATCATAAGCATACAAcgtacatctctctctcacacacactttcaattgaattcaaagggctttattggcatgggaaacatatgtttacactgccaaagcaaatggaatagacaataaacaaaaggaAATAAACAATTCTTTCTAATTTGCATTCATTTCCTGCAGGTCAGAAATGTTCTGGTCTGGTGTTCTACttgttatttcattttattttacatttattaattaagcaagtcagttaagaacaaattcttatttacaatgatggcctaccccagccaaacactcccctaacccggacgacgctgggccaattgtgtttaCTAATACCACAACTAATAGGTAATGCTGGGGCTGGGGCTTTCTGCTTGGCAGGTGCAGTGTGGTTTGGCTGTGGCTTGCTGACACTTGAAGAGCTGGGTTTGGAGTGGCTAGGGGAGGAGGCACTACTTCGAGACGACAGACACAAGCTCCACCGTAGTATTCGGAGATGTTGTGGATGGTGGCCAGGGCGAAGCGttgaggggtggtgggggtgcCACTGCTAGTCCCACACTGGGTAAGGCCATAGCTTCTAGAGGAGAGGCTTTGGGTAGGGCCGCCGGCAGACCTAGGGTTGGACTtcacataccttaagggaacattttgacatttgccatatggttagtgagaaagtccactttgcaaatgtacggtcccttactagacgtccgacaACATTTCTAAAATTGGCGGACAGCGTCGGGCCGTGCAGCAGGGCCGGATCTTCCAGTAAGTCATCAAACGAagtctctcggacattcggttttcGTTTAATAAAACTTtcacattttggtcatttttccacTGTCCCGGTAAATACCACAAGAGGGCGagtagaatcatattgcaaatgtacaaaacatcaccaatcacgacatggccttatctcctaaatggaaaagacttcgaagacgaaacttggtgagcataggtttggcataatgggcagttggccccgaacaagatggcgtccaGGCCTCCACGGGATTAAaggtcaaaaatgaaaatagagcaataattTCTACACTTCACATCAAAGTAAATGAAcctacggtgtcaataaaaaaagaaccagccatttatctatcgtaatttaagagaaatcgtacaatgtcaaattgttttttttcttctttttaagttacagatccagttgcagcttGTTCAGACAAATCTTTTTGAATTGTGTTTCCGAGCtatgcgagatttctgtgattttctgtgattttctgaattaacacacactcattcaaccctctgtaaataagtcagttcttaacataaagacttaaaactcaataTTATATAAgtgcctaccccaaggaggatatgtgtttactttcAGCTTCCTGCGTAAACCGGAAGTGCCGTAAAATGTtgtcataggtgctgtttcgaagggttaaaaaggtctgatcttttcaaaacttcatattggttattaggcaaccctcatgaactgtaaatcagtcatttctcccaacagatgtcaaagaaaagctctgtcacacacacacgcagcaaggatggagtgacaaagtgcggtgcttaaagacactcagagcctgcaatggcattaccataatctctaggctgtgccgagttcaacaagatgccccgctagACCGTAGCTTGCTCGGTCTGAGCTCataatgaagcctggccctaaattgCAGAGGCTTTTGGGTGACTGCGGGAGAACAGTTAGGGTTAGAAGCACAATTCTACCTTGGGAacattcctgaggtcctcccgatcggTGCAAGCCTAAACTTGAccatgtggcattaacccttaaaagttaaaagaaggtgtttacgtCAAACAGTTTtcaatgacttctctccccatagtaatacattgcctgcaccactaaattcaacctgaagcccatgtgggttatgaatgtcttatgaacctgtcttccatgacaatccatcaggccactatgaggactacctgtgttgattctaagcttcctggagcaaccggaagtggttaaaatcaccccaAAATTGTCTTGCCATACCCAACCTGCAGTTTGTGagaaatagtgcattcaaccctgtgtaaatcagtcagttcttaatgtatagacttaaaactcaggattctgtaaaagcctactcaaatgaggatatgtgtttacttttagcttcctgtgccagccagaagtgcctttaattggggtCACAGTGTCTGTTTCGAAGCATTACAAAAGtcacatctttccaaaacttcatatgtgtgactaggtaatcctcatgaactgtaaatcagtcattcctcccaacagatgtcaatgaaaagctctctcacactgacacacacacacacacacacacacacacacacacacacacacacacacacacacacacacacacacacaccacacacacacacacacacacacacacacacacacacacacacacacacacacacacagcaaggatggagtgacaaagtgcggtgcttaaaacacacagagcctgcggtggcatttccatattctcaatGCACAGTGCATTTGCAacatgattcaacagtgaaaaaaattCACCAAATGGAcgtgatgaaatcaacacaacgagcgatggagaggaaccactatcactgcccggccatcccgagttcataaggccagtcaatttagcatttctgcagtatttttgagcatgacaaatttgcgatggtaaatgcccattgaaacatggGCATCAcaaatttgtgatggtaaatgcacattgaaacatactgcaaatgcacagccgtgcacctggtgattggaaAAATGGTTTTTAATGCCATTACGGGGTAGCAAGGGGTCCACGGTTGGGTAGGGGGCACCCCCCACCCGTGCTCCTTGTCATTTtggacgtttaaaaaaaaatcattaaaaaacAACAGTCCCACTTCTCCCTCATCATACATGACAAATAGACCATCTAGGTTGATTCAAGGCTTAACATAGTGCTATATATTATTTTGGCAGTATAAATGCCttttggacatggttcactgacttttgggtttgTAAACCGACTTCCATTTATCgtacatggcaaatggacataacatcctgatttgcCACTTTCAAATCTTTAatattgcatttggacatttcttatggcatttggcaaacaaaataaaacagtgacttttgacttcctatgaaatcatattgcaaatgaacAAAAAACTATGCCCTATGGACAAGTTAACAAAAAAAATGATAATGAAATTTGACAAAAGTTTATTCATACAggtcttacacatgtgtaattgacacaaaatctaaagAATTTCAAAAAacagtccagaaagcacttttttaagggggtgATACGTTTTTGAAAAAAATGTTCAATTTTTAAAAATTTTACTCTTGGGTCTTGACTTgtgttacatttgcaatatgaaaaatcACAGTGGAGCGCACTCGCCATCTGTTGGATTTTTGGAGTGCtacacttggcatttgccatatggcataTGCAATCAACCTTGATTGAAACGACGccgaattgagtggtattggacaccgtgtatatgtttcgtacggtgtcaatgacttcccattcatttttgtttcttattcatccctttacatttgtgtgtatttgtgtgtataaggtagttgtttttgtataaggtagttgaaattgttagattactagtTAGATTTGACtgcatagtcggaactagaagcacaagcatttcgctacactcgcattaacatctgctaacaatgtgtacgtgaccaataaaatttgatttgaatttttgcaaacaatgaacaaaacaaacaaatccCCTGTCAAGAGAATACATTGTACAAGTTAAATCACGTAAAAGCCAAGAGagaaattacacaacatatttcACAAGCAGCAACTTTTCAGTAGATATGAAACACTTTATATTTAAATGAAGTTCTACAGAACCCACAGAGGAGACAACGCAATAGCTGCCAGCTCGCTAACTTAGGCTgcttttacacaggcagaccaattcagATCCTTTTGTTACTCatttgtcttttgaccaatcacatcagatcttttcaaatcagctctttttcagagcaGATCTGATTTGTCAAAAGACTAATTAGTGAAAAACAAGatcagaattgtgctgcctgtgtaaacgctgcCTTACTGCCTTGAGTTGTTGATATATCAGCTGAGTGTATATTTATAGCCTGAACAGCCAGTTGTCATcactgtttgattgattgattgatcatgtTCATCTGCATGTCACTGTGGTGTCATAACGTTAGCCCTCTTTGTGTGAATTTCAAATGTCTTTCCTTAACTCTTCGCGTCCTCTGTCCTCACCTTGGTTGTTTTAAAATCTGTCCGCTCCACAAAGACATACAGCTGAGAATGATCAATCAATAAGCCAGTGATTGGATGGCAACTGCAGGTTCAGGCAATAAATACACACCAAGCTGGTATGTCAACTAAGCATGGCAGTAAGGCACTGAGCTACTAATTGCTTTGTCTGGGCTGTTGGTGGTTTAAGGCTTTGAGATGGCTTTTGGAATTAATTTGGGGTAAGGTTCTTTGACCAATGTGTTTCAGGTCAACTGCAAGGTTGCTGCTTGTATTTGGAATGTTGATGTGTAATGGCAACTTCTTTTCTTGACAGGATTGTGTTCCTTTGCTCATTGTTTGCAGAACACTCAAGTTTTACATGGGCTCCACGTGGTAAGGCATGAACACAAACCGTTGTCACTTTTGTCAGACCAACCTTCAAGTTTGGCACTGAATCTATAACTTTCTTTCTATAACCTTCTGTTTAGATGCCCAGAGAGTAAGAGGCTATGGGTTTTCTGGCTCTTCCAGAATGGAAGTTGAGCAGAGGCAAACAGGTGGCAGCTATCCCCAGGATCAATTCAGACCAGCCTCTCACACTTCTGGTTCGGTCCAGAGTGAAGCTACTTACCGCGGGACTGGATACAACACACTCGGAGGCTTTGCTCCAAGCTCCCTCCAGCCAGCCCCAAGGGGCTCTGGATCTATCCCCAGCAGCTTTACCTCCGCCCAGACAAAGGGTAAGAGGACCCGTGCCAAGAATACTGACATTAGCCTCTCTGGTTCTATAGCCAGTGGATCCTCTGTCACCCACAACAAGCATCAAACCAAGGCCAGCAGAACCTATGGTCAAAGTGTTACTGACCCCAGTGCATTAAGGCCAGTTTCAAGTTGGGAGGTAAAGAGAATCCAGGCCAACACTCTCCGTACTGTACAGCCTCACTCCGGCAGCTCTGGACTAGTCCAGAATCCTGATGTTGTGTTTAATGTCCAGAGTAGAACTGCCTCTAACCTGAAACCATCTATTCCTAACTATGGCTCTACCCAGAGTGAATTCAAGTTCTCCACCTCCAGACAACCCAACCAAGGCCTTGTCCAGACTCTGAGTAGAGGAGCCCCCAGCCTCTATGGTCAAACTGCCACCCACACCACCTCCCTCACCCACTATgtccaggacctgaagcaagggaGCAGCCTCCCTTCCCTGGCTTTCAAGGGACCAATGGAGATCTCTGCCCGGTCAATTTCCACTCCCGACCGTGAAGTTCCCTCAAGTGGTTCTTCACAAACTTCATTTAGACCAGGTTCTACTGAAGGTGGGAGTGCAACAAACAGCTACAAGCCTAGCTTCTCCCAAGATGTCATGCAATACCAGAGCAACTCTGCCAGTAGAAGTGTTTCAACTTCCAATCAATATGCCCAAACCTCTGGCCAGAGAATAGATGGATCCTCTACCTCAAGTCGCGGCATGCCCACTTCTAGCCTGGCCTCTCGCGCCAGTCTTTTTCGCCCCAGCTCTACAGCTAGTGGAAACTCCTATGGCGCCTACAAGCCTGGCTCTGACCTTGGTGCAACACCAAGCCAAAGCCTGTTTACCTTTAACCAAGGTGGAAGGGGTTCAACATACAGCCAGAATCTCCTTGCAAAACCTGCCCAAGGGAAGTACGGACAAATGTCTGCTCAGTGGGGGAGCTACCAGCCCAGCTATGCTGCCAGTAGTGGGCCAGTCTCCAGCCTCTTCAGTTCTACCCAGGCTGCCAGTTCTTCAACATTCATCCAGAATGCTCCTGCCACAGCCCAGAAGCCAAGTGGCTTTAAACCTGTCCCCAGTCAACGCTATCAGCCCAGCTATTTGTTCAATGCAGTGAAGTCCAACACTAGCTCTGCCAGACGTCCCACCCAGAGCCTCTTGTCTAGCAGCTATGGCCCTACCCAGAGCAGGACCAGCAGTGCCAGCTCGATCAACCCTCGCCGCTTTGCCCTGACCATCATGCACAGCATCCCAGAATTGTACGGCGGATCTACAATCCACCGGCTCAAAGACCCTACTCGGTAGGAGTAGTGCCTCCCCTAGCCACTCAACCCAGCTCTTCAAGTGTCAGCAAGCCACAGCCAAACCACTATCTGCCAAGCAGAAAGGCCCTAGCACAACCTAAATTGAGTCCAGAGCTTTAGGGGAGTCCAGAACATGATGAAGTGGGATCTGTAGCCACCAGTTGAGGTGAGATTTCAGTTTCTCTATTTTTATGCCATTTGGGCTGTTTAGGTTTACATAGGCAGTTCATTGATCTTTTTTGCGATTGGCTTAGtcaaaagatcagaatttggctgcctgtgtaaatgcagccttggCACCTGTCTTTGCTTTCATGTATGCTTGTTACTAATCTTTTTGTCTTCTAGGTGCTGTGACCTGGAAGTGTTGTCAGGACTTCTCTACTTCAATTGTTTTAAATAAAATTTACTAATACATATTAGTCTTTATCTATTTAATTGTTTTCAGACAAATGTTTTGAATGCCTTCAAAGGGATGTCAGTGTTGTGGTAGTTAGGTTGCTTCTTCCAGTAGAAGAAATGTTGGCTCTCTGGCATTTGACAGGATCTTTTGCATCACTGGACCTCTGCAATCAATGAGCCTGAATCAGAGTTTTGGGCCTGATGCCCTTAATATTAATGGTGACTCTAATGCACTTGCTTTCTATCTCACTAAACCCTCCTGAAAGTTCTCTGAAGTAtttcattaaccccccccccctctccaaaaTAGTAAATGAATGTTTTTTTCCAAATGACAAACTACTTGTCACATACGCTGACTACAAGTGTGAATTTTGCATAATGTTTACTTGCAAGCCCCTTTCATTTATTAAAATGAATTTTTCAGCAGTCTTAAAGCTTGAGATGCCAttaagctgttgaggagccttttggtcctagacctgGCAATCTGGAACCGCTTACCGTGCAGAAGTTTAACTTGGACTGCAACcgatcaggatgctcttgatggtgctgCTGTAAAACcttctggggacccatgccaattcTTGTTAGTCTCTTGGGGGGGGTGtagtcgtaccctcttcacgactgtcttggtatgtttgacCCTTGAGAGTTCATTGGCGACGTGGACACCAAGGTActtaactctcgacctgctccattACAGGCCCGTTAATGGGGGCTTGTTCGGCCCGCTttatcctgtagtccacgatcagctactTAGTCttgctcaagttgagggagaggtgttTCTGGTACCACtttgccagttctctgacctcccgaAAGGCCGTCTCGTCGGTATCAGGCCAAACATTCCTGTTACTGAGCTCAGCTCCATGTTTCAAAATGAGCAGGAGTCAATCTGATGGGGATCATTACTGTCCCCTGCTGGAAGTGTGTGAGCAGGAGGAGCCAGTGTGTGCCATCAGGCCCCCTATCCATGATGAGGATATCTGTCACAATGTCACACTTTCACCCTCACGTCTTATCAGACACATGGCACTGCTAACCAGCCTGGATTCAGATAGTATTAAAAATCATTCCATGTCTTCAGCTGTGCTTGGCTCAGTGGAACTAATAAAATATTCCCAAAAGTACAAACCCAGATCCCATGTCTGCCTAGATTCAGAATGTTCCCTTGGGTTTTAGATGTTATAATATTGTTGACACA of the Oncorhynchus kisutch isolate 150728-3 linkage group LG17, Okis_V2, whole genome shotgun sequence genome contains:
- the LOC116354379 gene encoding uncharacterized protein LOC116354379, yielding MAFGINLGIVFLCSLFAEHSSFTWAPRDAQRVRGYGFSGSSRMEVEQRQTGGSYPQDQFRPASHTSGSVQSEATYRGTGYNTLGGFAPSSLQPAPRGSGSIPSSFTSAQTKGKRTRAKNTDISLSGSIASGSSVTHNKHQTKASRTYGQSVTDPSALRPVSSWEVKRIQANTLRTVQPHSGSSGLVQNPDVVFNVQSRTASNLKPSIPNYGSTQSEFKFSTSRQPNQGLVQTLSRGAPSLYGQTATHTTSLTHYVQDLKQGSSLPSLAFKGPMEISARSISTPDREVPSSGSSQTSFRPGSTEGGSATNSYKPSFSQDVMQYQSNSASRSVSTSNQYAQTSGQRIDGSSTSSRGMPTSSLASRASLFRPSSTASGNSYGAYKPGSDLGATPSQSLFTFNQGGRGSTYSQNLLAKPAQGKYGQMSAQWGSYQPSYAASSGPVSSLFSSTQAASSSTFIQNAPATAQKPSGFKPVPSQRYQPSYLFNAVKSNTSSARRPTQSLLSSSYGPTQSRTSSASSINPRRFALTIMHSIPELYGGSTIHRLKDPTR